One window of the Osmerus mordax isolate fOsmMor3 chromosome 2, fOsmMor3.pri, whole genome shotgun sequence genome contains the following:
- the LOC136932600 gene encoding putative nuclease HARBI1 isoform X1, with product MATRAAYFSPSEAQILMEAYEEVKDIIKKKGNTATVIKQREKAWQSIADRLNALNMNGPKRTWQQVKIKYKNILQNAVKKNTHRQGTGGGSPKADLTPAEDMALELNKGRPVLEGIPGGKETSIGSSQDATRFIQVSGSTVFLLEPPAQAPDDADPGEGPSAAATAHDGDDDEEETISLDSRRHEDPDAIQWENQPGNISSQAIRKLYGNHLRRQIELADIDIQYKKKKMENLALESEIKKRTIRKLDLEIKKLERELQEDDTADDHLYERYRFSADGIRYLCRLLGPRIKHRTARSHALSVEQMVCVALRFFASGAFLYSVGDAEQLNKATICRTIRSVCLAIKALADVFISFPGHRRLCDIKEEFYRIAGFPNVIGAVDCTHIRIKAPSGAHEADFVNRKSFHSINVQMVCNADCVISNVVAKWPGSVHDSRIFRASEIYQCLSQGEFSGVLLGDRGYGCQPFLLTPFTDPQEAQQAYNHAHARTRARVEMTFGLLKARFHCLHKLRVSPVRACDITVACAVLHNVACLRKERAPRVPPAMDWDNPAIFPDDDSGRLLRDQYVLNYFS from the exons atggcaactagagccgcgtacttttccccgtcggaagcacaaatcctcatggaggcatacgaggaggtaaaagatataattaagaagaaaggcaacaccgccacagtgataaagcaaagagaaaaagcgtggcaaagtattgcagaccgcctgaatgc attaaacatgaacgggccaaaacggacatggcagcaggtcaaaatcaaatacaagaacattctgcagaatg cagtgaaaaagaatacccacagacaaggcacgggtggtgggtcaccaaaggctgaccttaccccagcagaggacatggccttggagctaaataaaggcaggcccgtcttagaggggatccctggggggaaagagacgagcataggttcctcccaagatgccacccgcttcattcaag tgtctggcagcactgtgttcctgttagagccaccagcacaagcaccagacgatgctgatcca ggtgaaggccccagtgcagcagcaacagcacatgatggagacgatgatgaggaggagaccatctctctggattccagaaggcatgag gacccagatgctatacagtgggaaaaccagcctggcaacata agctcacaagctatcagaaagttgtatggcaaccacctccggcgccaaatagaactggcagacatagacattcagtacaagaagaaaaagatggaaaatcttgcactggagtccgaaataaaaaagaggacaattaggaaactggaccttgaaataaaaaaacttgagagggag ctccaagaagatgacacag ctgatgaccatctatatgaaagatacaggttttctgcagatggcatcaggtatctatgcagactactgggtcccaggattaagcaccgcactgcacggagccatgcactgagtgtggagcaaatggtttgtgtggccttgcgcttttttgctagtggagccttcctgtactcagtgggggatgcagaacagctgaacaaggccacaatttgccgcacaataaggagtgtgtgtctggctatcaaagcattagcagatgtcttcatctccttccctggccacagaagactctgtgacatcaaagaggagttctataggattgcag gtttccccaatgtcattggtgcagtggactgcacacacataaggataaaagccccctcaggtgcccatgaggccgattttgtgaataggaaatcctttcacagcattaatgttcag atggtctgcaatgctgactgtgtgatcagcaatgttgtggcaaaatggcctggctcagtccatgactccagaatctttcgggcctctgaaatctatcagtgcctatcacaag gtgaattctctggtgtgttgctgggagacagggggtatggctgccagccttttctcctgacacctttcacagacccccaggaagcacagcaggcctacaaccatgcccatgccaggaccagggccagagttgaaatgacctttggcctcctgaaggcacgctttcactgccttcacaaattaagggtcagccctgttagggcatgtgatattactgtggcttgtgctgtcctccacaatgtggcctgcctgaggaaggagagggcccccagagtgccaccagccatggactgggacaatccggcaatcttccctgatgacgacagtggtcggctgctgagggaccaatatgtgttgaattattttagttag
- the LOC136932600 gene encoding putative nuclease HARBI1 isoform X2: MATRAAYFSPSEAQILMEAYEEVKDIIKKKGNTATVIKQREKAWQSIADRLNALNMNGPKRTWQQVKIKYKNILQNAVKKNTHRQGTGGGSPKADLTPAEDMALELNKGRPVLEGIPGGKETSIGSSQDATRFIQVSGSTVFLLEPPAQAPDDADPGEGPSAAATAHDGDDDEEETISLDSRRHEDPDAIQWENQPGNISSQAIRKLYGNHLRRQIELADIDIQYKKKKMENLALESEIKKRTIRKLDLEIKKLERELQEDDTADDHLYERYRFSADGIRYLCRLLGPRIKHRTARSHALSVEQMVCVALRFFASGAFLYSVGDAEQLNKATICRTIRSVCLAIKALADVFISFPGHRRLCDIKEEFYRIAVDCTHIRIKAPSGAHEADFVNRKSFHSINVQMVCNADCVISNVVAKWPGSVHDSRIFRASEIYQCLSQGEFSGVLLGDRGYGCQPFLLTPFTDPQEAQQAYNHAHARTRARVEMTFGLLKARFHCLHKLRVSPVRACDITVACAVLHNVACLRKERAPRVPPAMDWDNPAIFPDDDSGRLLRDQYVLNYFS, translated from the exons atggcaactagagccgcgtacttttccccgtcggaagcacaaatcctcatggaggcatacgaggaggtaaaagatataattaagaagaaaggcaacaccgccacagtgataaagcaaagagaaaaagcgtggcaaagtattgcagaccgcctgaatgc attaaacatgaacgggccaaaacggacatggcagcaggtcaaaatcaaatacaagaacattctgcagaatg cagtgaaaaagaatacccacagacaaggcacgggtggtgggtcaccaaaggctgaccttaccccagcagaggacatggccttggagctaaataaaggcaggcccgtcttagaggggatccctggggggaaagagacgagcataggttcctcccaagatgccacccgcttcattcaag tgtctggcagcactgtgttcctgttagagccaccagcacaagcaccagacgatgctgatcca ggtgaaggccccagtgcagcagcaacagcacatgatggagacgatgatgaggaggagaccatctctctggattccagaaggcatgag gacccagatgctatacagtgggaaaaccagcctggcaacata agctcacaagctatcagaaagttgtatggcaaccacctccggcgccaaatagaactggcagacatagacattcagtacaagaagaaaaagatggaaaatcttgcactggagtccgaaataaaaaagaggacaattaggaaactggaccttgaaataaaaaaacttgagagggag ctccaagaagatgacacag ctgatgaccatctatatgaaagatacaggttttctgcagatggcatcaggtatctatgcagactactgggtcccaggattaagcaccgcactgcacggagccatgcactgagtgtggagcaaatggtttgtgtggccttgcgcttttttgctagtggagccttcctgtactcagtgggggatgcagaacagctgaacaaggccacaatttgccgcacaataaggagtgtgtgtctggctatcaaagcattagcagatgtcttcatctccttccctggccacagaagactctgtgacatcaaagaggagttctataggattgcag tggactgcacacacataaggataaaagccccctcaggtgcccatgaggccgattttgtgaataggaaatcctttcacagcattaatgttcag atggtctgcaatgctgactgtgtgatcagcaatgttgtggcaaaatggcctggctcagtccatgactccagaatctttcgggcctctgaaatctatcagtgcctatcacaag gtgaattctctggtgtgttgctgggagacagggggtatggctgccagccttttctcctgacacctttcacagacccccaggaagcacagcaggcctacaaccatgcccatgccaggaccagggccagagttgaaatgacctttggcctcctgaaggcacgctttcactgccttcacaaattaagggtcagccctgttagggcatgtgatattactgtggcttgtgctgtcctccacaatgtggcctgcctgaggaaggagagggcccccagagtgccaccagccatggactgggacaatccggcaatcttccctgatgacgacagtggtcggctgctgagggaccaatatgtgttgaattattttagttag
- the LOC136932600 gene encoding uncharacterized protein isoform X3 → MATRAAYFSPSEAQILMEAYEEVKDIIKKKGNTATVIKQREKAWQSIADRLNALNMNGPKRTWQQVKIKYKNILQNAVKKNTHRQGTGGGSPKADLTPAEDMALELNKGRPVLEGIPGGKETSIGSSQDATRFIQVSGSTVFLLEPPAQAPDDADPGEGPSAAATAHDGDDDEEETISLDSRRHEDPDAIQWENQPGNISSQAIRKLYGNHLRRQIELADIDIQYKKKKMENLALESEIKKRTIRKLDLEIKKLERELQEDDTADDHLYERYRFSADGISGAFLYSVGDAEQLNKATICRTIRSVCLAIKALADVFISFPGHRRLCDIKEEFYRIAGFPNVIGAVDCTHIRIKAPSGAHEADFVNRKSFHSINVQMVCNADCVISNVVAKWPGSVHDSRIFRASEIYQCLSQGEFSGVLLGDRGYGCQPFLLTPFTDPQEAQQAYNHAHARTRARVEMTFGLLKARFHCLHKLRVSPVRACDITVACAVLHNVACLRKERAPRVPPAMDWDNPAIFPDDDSGRLLRDQYVLNYFS, encoded by the exons atggcaactagagccgcgtacttttccccgtcggaagcacaaatcctcatggaggcatacgaggaggtaaaagatataattaagaagaaaggcaacaccgccacagtgataaagcaaagagaaaaagcgtggcaaagtattgcagaccgcctgaatgc attaaacatgaacgggccaaaacggacatggcagcaggtcaaaatcaaatacaagaacattctgcagaatg cagtgaaaaagaatacccacagacaaggcacgggtggtgggtcaccaaaggctgaccttaccccagcagaggacatggccttggagctaaataaaggcaggcccgtcttagaggggatccctggggggaaagagacgagcataggttcctcccaagatgccacccgcttcattcaag tgtctggcagcactgtgttcctgttagagccaccagcacaagcaccagacgatgctgatcca ggtgaaggccccagtgcagcagcaacagcacatgatggagacgatgatgaggaggagaccatctctctggattccagaaggcatgag gacccagatgctatacagtgggaaaaccagcctggcaacata agctcacaagctatcagaaagttgtatggcaaccacctccggcgccaaatagaactggcagacatagacattcagtacaagaagaaaaagatggaaaatcttgcactggagtccgaaataaaaaagaggacaattaggaaactggaccttgaaataaaaaaacttgagagggag ctccaagaagatgacacag ctgatgaccatctatatgaaagatacaggttttctgcagatggcatcag tggagccttcctgtactcagtgggggatgcagaacagctgaacaaggccacaatttgccgcacaataaggagtgtgtgtctggctatcaaagcattagcagatgtcttcatctccttccctggccacagaagactctgtgacatcaaagaggagttctataggattgcag gtttccccaatgtcattggtgcagtggactgcacacacataaggataaaagccccctcaggtgcccatgaggccgattttgtgaataggaaatcctttcacagcattaatgttcag atggtctgcaatgctgactgtgtgatcagcaatgttgtggcaaaatggcctggctcagtccatgactccagaatctttcgggcctctgaaatctatcagtgcctatcacaag gtgaattctctggtgtgttgctgggagacagggggtatggctgccagccttttctcctgacacctttcacagacccccaggaagcacagcaggcctacaaccatgcccatgccaggaccagggccagagttgaaatgacctttggcctcctgaaggcacgctttcactgccttcacaaattaagggtcagccctgttagggcatgtgatattactgtggcttgtgctgtcctccacaatgtggcctgcctgaggaaggagagggcccccagagtgccaccagccatggactgggacaatccggcaatcttccctgatgacgacagtggtcggctgctgagggaccaatatgtgttgaattattttagttag